A genomic stretch from Podospora pseudoanserina strain CBS 124.78 chromosome 3, whole genome shotgun sequence includes:
- a CDS encoding hypothetical protein (COG:S; EggNog:ENOG503P5FY): protein MQFKTLALAALASLASAQRTWVVTVAQNGSLTFSPDNIKAAPGEFVQFQFLAGNHTVTQSTFDKPCQPIAMHSNATGFHSGFQPVAASASMGMIPTYTIQINNTNPLWLYCAQGRHCENGMSMVINEPATNPNRTLANYKALAAQAQTILPGGSASGGQTGSTDSPTTPPTGTTPDGETAPGTETSESASPSVTAGAGMLAAPGAFVLFAAGAVAMLL from the exons ATGCAGTTCAAGACACTTGCCCTTGCCGCTCTCGCGAGCTTGGCCTCCGCTCAAAGAACCTGGGTTGTCACCGTTGCGCAGAACGGCAGCCTCACCTTTTCCCCGGACAACATCAAGGCCGCCCCAGGCGAGTTTGTCCAGTTCCAGTTCCTCGCTGGCAACCACACCGTCACTCAGTCCACCTTCGACAAGCCATGCCAACCCATCGCCATGCACAGCAACGCTACCGGCTTCCACTCCGGCTTCCAGCCCGTGGCCGCCTCTGCCTCGATGGGCATGATCCCCACCTACACCATCcagatcaacaacaccaaccccctctgGCTCTACTGCGCTCAGGGCCGTCACTGCGAGAACGGCATGTCCATGGTCATTAACGAGCC agcaaccaaccccaaccgcaCCCTCGCCAACTACAAGGCCCTTGCCGCCCAGGCTCAGACCATTCTCCCCGGCGGCAGCGCCTCGGGCGGCCAGACCGGCAGCACCgactcccccaccacaccccccaccggcaccacccccgatGGCGAGACCGCCCCCGGCACCGAGACCTCCGAGAGCGCCTCCCCAAGCGTCACGGCCGGTGCTGGCATGCTCGCCGCGCCAGGAGCCTTTGTGCTCTTTGCCGCCGGTGCTGTCGCCATGCTTCTTTAA
- a CDS encoding hypothetical protein (EggNog:ENOG503Q49J; COG:S), translating into MASPEPAVRRRKPEAKDSSASETEQQLPLKRVQTLSSSESESTSKKTSQPVKKPKSKKKKSKDDVDEYDTANIALDALRVISFLFLASCGLSYLVSNGETFFWGMSNPPKYLTKAYYKELFQGPIYLTPAELSLYDGTNPDLPIYLAINWTIYDVSSNRRTYGPGGSYHYFAGCDAARAYVTGCFAEDRSPDMRGVEEMYLPLDDPAVDKHFSRAELKEMKKKEREEALKKVHDGLKHWVDFFAKSDKYRKVGYVKMPKGWPGTEPRRPLCEAAAKGRKVRKIPGQKDE; encoded by the exons ATGGCCTCCCCCGAACCCGCAGTCCGGCGGCGCAAGCCCGAGGCCAAAGACTCCTCTGCCTCAGAAACCGAACAAcagctccccctcaaacGAGTTCAGacgctctcctcctcagaatCAGAATCCACCAGCAAGAAAACATCCCAACCCGTAAAGAAGccaaagtccaagaagaaaaagtccAAAGATGATGTCGACGAGTACGACACCGCCAATATCGCTCTCGACGCCCTCCGTGTCAtctctttcctcttcctcgcctcctgcGGGTTGAGCTACCTCGTCTCCAACGGCGAGACCTTCTTCTGGGGCAtgtccaaccccccaaagtACCTAACCAAAGCCTACTACAAGGAGCTCTTC CAAGGACCGATCTACCTCACCCCAGCTGAGCTCTCCCTCTACGAcggcaccaaccccgacctcCCCATCTACCTAGCAATCAACTGGACAATCTATGACGTCTCCTCCAACCGCCGCACCTACGGCCCCGGCGGCTCCTACCATTACTTTGCCGGCTGCGACGCCGCCCGCGCCTACGTCACGGGTTGCTTTGCCGAAGACCGCTCCCCCGAcatgaggggggtggaagagatgTACCTCCCCCTGGACGACCCAGCCGTAGACAAGCACTTCTCCCGCGcggagctcaaggagatgaaaaagaaggagagggaggaggcgttgaaAAAGGTGCACGACGGGCTGAAGCACTGGGTTGATTTTTTCGCAAAGAGCGACAAGTACAGAAAGGTCGGCTATGTCAAGATGCCCAAGGGGTGGCCGGGGACggagccgaggaggccgTTGTGTgaggcggcggcgaaggggaggaaggtgaggaaaATTCCGGGGCAGAAGGATGAATAA
- a CDS encoding hypothetical protein (EggNog:ENOG503NXI2) produces MSMPSSPAGGGTTTTTPLQPMSHNQQRERDPALFSPTQTRGRGLTLGASTDNARDSSVHEKINQFNSLAVQSKQLERKTADAALKRAMLGREEAESEMRRYRDECRMLRRSVEEGRERERKVGERLETVMESYGRAKETHEHTKELWEKEIRRARKETFKTQSAFVKLQEELKNSRNAHRSTEEELHREKQLCSERAQDAFTAKYQLVALQNQLEQALEKIKTLEQERDSLKTMVEQEKQLRLVAEEGKRPASDDERITPRKRPRTSSISSSSSDVPDFEEITRKWEWEKQRADRAVQQVQFLETECRLRVCAAAKAFRRSSSSRGSTSTSRRSSPRRKRPSLLRIADAADAVIIGGNAEPSPDLASPKRSKTDMLREELGSRNDRFFTPVEQPVRYSRTPSVDPPDFAMLDKDRTSLLSLLDAPHREESPALTLSIPTVPAPAPAATVKQVLQQEEPESDVEVHRSVPHPVPEPVVPVHQEPSPRSAAPSTDPLPSVKTLSNELPAPAPRPHTSNSFHRFREAAAKAALTVVTTTTKVPLKDETKDPNLASKIMKMQKEQQYQTPNRGNTSAGSENEWDKPSFDVTNPALTPTMTREEALEQIRDRRVRARSAGRPGGAAGSQGTLSRKVSTETMKSGSGPRGREQERRDVSVQSAPTVMNGNREPSRGAVVGGRRVRI; encoded by the exons ATGTCTATGCCGTCGAGTCCTGCCGGTggcggcaccaccaccacaacaccccTCCAGCCCATGTCGCATAACCAACAACGCGAGCGCGATCCCGCTCTCTTCTCGCCCACCCAGACTAGAGGTCGCGGCCTGACCCTCGGAGCTTCCACGGACAATGCGCGCGACAGCTCGGTTCACGAAAAGATCAACCAGTTCAACTCGCTCGCCGTGCAATCAAAACAACTCGAGCGCAAGACCGCCGATGCCGCCCTCAAGCGCGCCATGCTTGGccgggaggaggccgagagcGAAATGCGCCGCTACCGTGACGAGTGTAGAATGCTCAGGAGGTCGGTAGAGGAAGGGAGAGAACGGGAACGAAAAGTGGGCGAGAGACTGGAGACAGTAATG GAGAGCTATGGACGCGCAAAGGAGACACACGAACACACCAAAGAACtctgggagaaggagatccGTCGCGCCCGAAAGGAGACCTTCAAGACCCAGAGTGCCTTTGTCAAGCTTCAGGAAGAGCTCAAGAATTCTCGGAACGCCCACAGGTCGACCGAAGAGGAGCTTCATCGCGAAAAGCAGCTATGCTCTGAACGGGCACAGGACGCTTTTACCGCCAAATACCAGCTTGTAGCTCTTCAGAACCAACTTGAGCAGGCTCTCGAAAAGATCAAGACACTTGAGCAGGAACGTGACTCGCTCAAAACGATGGTCGAACAAGAGAAGCAGCTCCGGCTAGtggccgaggagggcaaACGCCCCGCATCCGACGACGAGAGAATTACGCCACGCAAGCGACCACGGACATCCTCCATcagctcatcatcgtccGATGTACCCGACTTTGAGGAGATCACCCGGAaatgggagtgggagaagcAGCGCGCCGACAGGGCAGTGCAGCAAGTGCAGTTCCTCGAGACCGAGTGCCGGTTGAGAGTCTGCGCCGCGGCCAAAGCCTTTCGTCGAAGCAGTTCAAGCCGAGGGAGCACAAGCACTAGTCGTCGATCCAGCCCCCGACGCAAACGACCCAGTCTCTTGAGAATCGCAGATGCTGCCGACGCTGTCATCATTGGAGGCAACGCCGAGCCGTCTCCAGATCTCGCCTCACCAAAGCGTTCCAAGACCGACATGCtcagggaggagctgggctCTCGGAATGACAGGTTCTTTACACCGGTTGAGCAACCTGTACGTTATTCTCGCACGCCGAGCGTTGACCCGCCAGATTTCGCGATGCTTGATAAGGACAGGACATCGCTACTGTCGTTGCTCGACGCCCCCCATAGAGAGGAGAGCCCAGCGTTGACGTTAAGCATTCCCACCGTTCCAGCACCCGCCCCAGCCGCAACAGTAAAGCAGGTTCTTCAGCAAGAGGAACCGGAATCGGATGTCGAGGTTCATAGATCGGTTCCGCATCCTGTGCCAGAGCCTGTTGTTCCCGTCCATCAGGAACCGTCCCCCCGTTCTGCCGCGCCTTCGACCGACCCTTTGCCATCTGTCAAGACCCTCAGCAACGAGCTACCAGCCCCTGCTCCGCGTCCTCACACCTCGAATTCGTTTCATCGGTTCCGGGAagccgccgccaaagccgcGCTTACTGTTGTGACAACCACGACAAAGGTGCCACTCAAAGACGAGACCAAGGACCCGAACCTCGCTTCCAAGATCATGAAGATGCAAAAAGAACAGCAATACCAAACTCCCAACCGAGGGAATACCTCAGCCGGGAGTGAAAACGAGTGGGACAAGCCAAGCTTTGACGTGACGAACCCGGCGCTGACGCCGACCatgacgagggaggaggctctAGAGCAGATAAGAGATCGGAGAGTCCGGGCTAGGAGTGCCGGGCGtcctggtggtgctgctggatctCAGGGAACCCTGTCGAGGAAGGTGTCGACTGAGACGATGAAGAGTGGCAGCGGGccaagggggagggagcaggagaggagggatgtTAGCGTGCAGAGCGCGCCAACTGTGATGAACGGGAATAGGGAGCCCAGTAGGGGGGCGGTtgtgggggggagaagggtaAGGATTTGA
- a CDS encoding hypothetical protein (EggNog:ENOG503P660), translating into MSTGRLATVSSSNTTASTTQPSLDDIENLFTTLASHPVVKQIASIGAENKKLRKEYSDLERDNTHTLRQIARLHASLDAARKQGDDASKKLQDALKQKQTLECQYLEAKKKLADNETQLGDERGKMQRQIDSVKQELSEETAKLERLSTFSARLVPITENSKHIIMDSIRTSAVKLAETYFCDDLPLNGVNWTTIKSHPALSRTDRILPLPVSNSATAKHMRIATFLAILGYELRNAIFQPIYLLHKSSELNRFLDHLAEENEEVEAHLRSVLFRTLAEYRNITDSISTECTDSVVRSVASCFESLVLEAKRQPFVSELRTYCAKACKEWEYIQRLERRVEFETDPEDDDLNNKKLWLPLSAKSSCSLETSPSKAHANCSTKTALKGIHKGAASSGTSSPPLRSPVEATYFLDVFVVWPAVTTEQVSDTAILSLGYFVSAREITAAMMEQRELSATKDQHRAARGGRRKSRAMSVAGHSFGENGNATGRSVSFLSAQVGNGPKGS; encoded by the exons ATGTCCACCGGGAGACTGGCAactgtctcctcctccaacaccaccgcttcAACAACTCAGCCTTCTTTGGACGACATTGAGAATTTGTTTACTACGTTGGCATCCCATCCGGTCGTCAAGCAAATTGCCTCCATTGGCGCCGAGAACAAAAAACTCCGGAAGGAATACAGCGATCTCGAACGTGACAACACCCATACACTCAGGCAGATTGCGAGACTCCATGCAAGTCTAGACGCGGCTAGGAAGCAAGGTGATGATGCTTCCAAAAAGCTCCAGGATGCCTTGAAGCAGAAGCAAACTCTTGAGTGCCAATAcctcgaggccaagaagaagctcgccgACAATGAGACGCAGCTGGGCGACGAAAGGGGGAAGATGCAGCGGCAGATTGACTCCGTGAAGCAGGAGCTGAGTGAGGAGACAGCCAAGCTTGAGAGATTATCAACGTTTTCAGCCAGGCTGGTTCCCATTACGGAAAATAGCAAGCACAT TATCATGGACTCCATCCGCACCTCTGCCGTCAAACTGGCCGAGACATACTTTTGTGATGACCTGCCCCTGAATGGTGTCAACTGGACCACGATCAAGAGCCACCCTGCTCTGAGCCGCACTGATCGgatcctccctctccccgtcTCCAACTCCGCAACCGCCAAACACATGCGAATAGCCACTTTCCTCGCCATTCTTGGATATGAGTTGCGCAATGCCATCTTCCAGCCCATCTATCTCCTACACAAATCCTCCGAGCTAAATAGATTCCTCGACCATCTGGCCGAAGAAAACGAAGAGGTCGAGGCTCACCTGCGCTCAGTACTCTTCCGGACACTTGCCGAGTACAGGAACATCACTGATTCCATCAGCACCGAATGCACCGATTCCGTGGTTAGATCCGTCGCAAGTTGCTTCGAAAGCCTTGTGCTGGAGGCCAAACGCCAGCCATTTGTTTCCGAGTTGAGGACATACTGTGCCAAGGCTTGCAAGGAGTGGGAGTACATCCAGAGGCTTGAACGACGAGTGGAATTTGAGACGGACCCAGAGGACGACGATTTGAACAACAAGAAGCTTTGGCTGCCGCTCAGCGCCAAGTCTTCATGCTCGCTCGAGACATCTCCTTCAAAAGCACACGCCAATTGCAGCACCAAGACTGCTTTGAAGGGGATCCATAAGGGAGCAGCATCGAGCGGGacgtcttctcctcctcttcgttcACCGGTCGAAGCCACATATTTTCTGGATGTTTTTGTGGTCTGGCCAGCTGTAACGACCGAGCAGGTGAGCGACACGGCGATATTATCTTTGGGGTACTTTGTTAGTGCCAGAGAGATCACCGCCGCGATGATGGAGCAGAGGGAGCTGTCTGCTACCAAGGACCAGCATAGGGCTGCCAGAGGTGGCAGGAGGAAGTCGAGGGCCATGTCGGTTGCTGGTCATTCCTTTGGGGAGAATGGAAATGCCACGGGTCGGTCTGTGTCTTTTTTATCCGCACAAGTTGGAAATGGGCCAAAGGGAAGCTGA
- a CDS encoding hypothetical protein (EggNog:ENOG503NVQK; COG:S), translating to MARPAGDQLNAHAAPATNGHMGISQPSSSQPLSTTQLISHIPKILPHERVFPIQIGSELFKLSGASLSSDAPSYFSQYFLCQLKQAEENGEDISNAIRTLSIDRDPDTFKDIALHLQGYHVKPRDATHFVRLFADAQFYRLPKLMSQLYEESIFTTIGERQFEIPRELFNDPGNSPNFFSLGFAVFFSSPDELFPGLDREGLLRPPSIVPPAIPTRNGDIFAELLNLLRGYPVNIRDEGHRAELLRDCRYFNFKGLEQRLIPHQISYNLSRRRHEIVLRLRDILKSGITVASEPTALDPAAGWVNYARPFVDEKSYELVLEIGDESTRLQFGPNGSTRAEFFGEVKTRVAKLFEVISTKLNLPPTTQPLGLLMAQGGASSQPATPGNTPLSEDLVRVVMDPEASVTLDGRAWSLEEAGNSSVPSSAGGLGGVSGGGEQNSPSALLLSVPAPQPFSRKRRRVDMNGGLEEWIVRTGQWRLRIQGVKNGKAAVECCLVAVKLDAMSSEHARNLQRSFLGG from the exons ATGGCCAGACCGGCCGGCGACCAGCTGAACGCTCacgcagcaccagcaacaaatGGCCATATGGGCATCTCGcagccatcctcctctcaaccactttccaccacccagcTTATCAGCCACATTCCCAAAATCCTCCCTCACGAGCGCGTCTTCCCCATACAGATAGGGTCTGAGCTCTTCAAACTATCCGGCGCATCGCTATCATCCGATG CGCCGTCGTACTTTTCCCAATACTTTCTGTGTCAGCTAAAACAGGCCGAAGAAAATGGAGAAGACATTTCCAACGCCATCCGGACCTTGTCCATCGATCGTGACCCAGACACTTTTAAAGACATTGCTCTACACCTTCAGGGTTATCATGTGAAACCGCGAGATGCAACGCACTTTGTGCGATTGTTTGCCGATGCACAGTTTTACAGAC TCCCCAAGTTGATGTCCCAGTTGTACGAGGAGAGCATCTTTACTACTATTGGAGAGCGCCAGTTTGAAATACCACGAGAGCTATTCAATGACCCAGGGAACTCACCCAACTTTTTCTCGCTGGGCTTTGctgtcttcttttcctcacCAGACGAGCTATTTCCTGGCTTGGACAGAGAGGGGCTTCTTCGGCCACCATCGATTGTGCCCCCTGCGATCCCAACACGTAACGGGGATATTTTTGCCGAGCTACTCAACCTTCTCCGAGGATATCCGGTCAATATTCGCGATGAAGGCCATCGCGCAGAGCTACTCCGAGATTGCCGGTATTTCAACTTCAAAGGACTCGAGCAGCGTCTGATCCCGCATCAGATATCCTACAACCTGTCACGTAGACGACACGAAATTGTTCTTCGGCTCAGGGACATACTCAAAAGCGGTATCACGGTAGCTTCCGAGCCCACCGCACTCGATCCAGCCGCCGGATGGGTCAACTACGCCCGCCCGTTCGTCGACGAGAAATCTTACGAGCTAGTGCTCGAGATTGGCGATGAGAGCACCAGGCTACAGTTTGGACCGAATGGATCGACCCGAGCCGAGTTCTTTGGGGAAGTTAAGACTCGCGTGGCGAAACTTTTCGAGGTCATCTCTACCAAGCTCAACTTACCGCCCACAACACAGCCCCTCGGGTTGCTAATGGCACAAGGGGGTGCGAGCAGCCAACCAGCTACGCCAGGGAATACACCGCTTAGCGAGGATTTGGTAAGGGTTGTGATGGATCCCGAGGCAAGCGTCACGCTGGACGGAAGAGCCTGGAGCTTGGAAGAGGCGGGGAATAGCTCGGTGCCGTCATCGGCTGGGGGACTGGGTGGTGTGAGTGGCGGTGGTGAACAGAACTCGCCCTCGGCGTTACTGCTCTCTGTTCCAGCCCCACAGCCGTTttcgaggaagaggaggagggtggatatGAATGGCGGACTGGAGGAATGGATTGTGCGGACTGGGCAGTGGCGGCTGAGGATTCAAGGGGTCAAGAATGGGAAGGCGGCGGTAGAGTGTTGTTTGGTGGCGGTCAAGCTGGATGCTATGAGCTCGGAGCATGCTAGGAATCTGCAGAGGTcctttttgggagggtga
- the TUB1_2 gene encoding alpha-tubulin (EggNog:ENOG503NVD8; COG:Z) codes for MREIISLNVGQAGCQIANSCWELYCLEHGIQPDGYLTEERKAADPDHGFSTFFSETAGNGKYVPRTIYCDLEPNVVDEVRTGAYRGLFHPEHMITGKEDASNNYARGHYTVGKELIDQVLDKVRRVADNCSGLQGFLVFHSFGGGTGSGFGALLMERLSVDYGKKSKLEFCVYPAPQTATSVVEPYNSILTTHTTLEHADCSFMVDNEAIYDICRRNLGLERPNYENLNRLIAQVVSSITASLRFDGSLNVDLNEFQTNLVPYPRIHFPLVAYAPVISAAKAAHEANSVQEMTMSCFEPNNQMVKCDPRNGKYMATCLLYRGDVVPNDAHAAVATLKTKRTIQFVDWCPTGFKLGICYQPPHQVPNGDLAKVNRAVCMLSNTTAIAEAWSALSHKFDLMYSKRAFVHWYVGEGMEEGEFSEAREDLAALERDYEEVAADSMEGEDVEAEY; via the exons ATGCGTGAGATTATCAGCTTGAAcg TCGGCCAGGCCGGTTGCCAGATCGCCAACTCCTGCTGGGAG CTGTACTGCCTTGAGCACGGCATCCAG CCCGATGGATACCTCACTGAGGAGCGCAAGGCTGCTGACCCCGACCATGGCTTCAGCACTTTCTTCTCTGAGACTG CAGGAAATGGCAAATATGTTCCCCGGACAATCTACTGCGATCTCGAGCCCAACGTCGTCGATGAGGTCCGCACTGGTGCCTACCGtggcctcttccaccccgagCACATGATTACCGGAAAGGAGGACGCTTCCAACAACTATGCCCGCGGTCACTACACTGTCGGCAAGGAGCTTATTGATCAGGTGCTCGACAAGGTCCGCCGCGTGGCCGATAACTGCAGTGGTCTTCAGGGTTTCCTCGTTTTCCACTCCTTCGGTGGTGGTACCGGCTCCGGTTTCGGTGCTCTGTTGATGGAGCGCCTCTCGGTTGACTATGGCAAGAAGTCAAAGCTCGAGTTCTGCGTCTATCCCGCCCCCCAGACCGCTACCTCTGTTGTTGAGCCTTACAACTCtattctcaccacccacactACCCTTGAGCACGCCGACTGCTCCTTCATGGTCGACAACGAGGCCATCTACGATATCTGCCGTCGCAACCTTGGCCTCGAGCGCCCCAACTATGAGAACCTGAACCGTCTCATTGCTCAGG TCGTTTCTTCCATTACTGCCTCGCTCCGTTTCGATGGCTCCCTGAACGTCGATCTCAACGAGTTCCAGACCAACTTGGTCCCCTACCCCCGCATCCACTTCCCTCTGGTTGCTTATGCCCCCGTCATCTCGGCCGCCAAGGCTGCCCACGAGGCCAACAGCGTCCAGGAGATGACCATGTCTTGCTTCGAGCCCAACAACCAGATGGTCAAGTGTGACCCCCGCAATGGCAAGTACATGGCTACCTGCTTGTTGTACCGCGGTGACGTCGTCCCCAACGACGCCCACGCTGCCGTTGCCACCCTCAAGACCAAGCGCACCATCCAGTTCGTCGATTGGTGCCCTACCGGTTTCAAGCTTGGTATCTGCTACCAGCCCCCCCACCAGGTGCCCAACGGCGATCTGGCCAAGGTTAACCGTGCTGT CTGCATGCtttccaacaccaccgccattgCCGAGGCCTGGTCCGCTCTCTCTCACAAGTTCGATCTCATGTACTCGAAGCGCGCCTTCGTCCACTGGTATGTTGGTGAGGGtatggaggagggtgagttCTCGGAGGCTCGTGAGGATCTTGCTGCTCTTGAGCGCGATtacgaggaggttgctgcCGATTCgatggagggtgaggatgtcgaggcCGAGTACTAA